The DNA region TCACTTATCTCGAGTTTGGGATGTGTCGACAGAACGAAGTTCGTTTTTGATGGTAGAGAATCAAAACCTACAGCATGCAGTTCTCTAATGAACCACTCTCGTGTTTGGCAAATCTTTTCTGTAATCTTGTCATAATAGTCTGTATCTTCAATAGCAGCTGTGGCCAATGTTTCCGCTAGTAGATCGACCGAATAAGGATTGAAAGAAGACTTGATACTTTCAGCAATACGGATATACTGAGGATTTCCAATAGCATAACCAACACGTAGACCAGCTAAAGAGTTCGCTTTTGATAAGGTTCTGACGATAATGAGATTTGGATGGTTTTCTAGCAAGGTAATAGCTGATTTTCCAGCAAAATCAATGTAGGCTTCATCAACAATTACGATAACATCGGCATTTTCTGACAATAGCTTTTCGATGGCTTCAAGTGGTTGAAATAGTCCAGTAGGTGCATTAGGATTGGCTAAAATAATTCCGCCGTTGTTTTGACGATAGTCATCAAGATCAATACTAAAATCTTTCTTCAATGGAATTTCTTTGAATGGGATATGAAATAAGTCTGCCCAAACTTTATAAAAACCATAAGTGATTTCTGGAAAAAGCAGTGGATCTGAACTATTGAAAAAAGCTAGAAAACAAAATGCCAGTACCTCATCTGAACCATTACCGATCAAAAAATGTTCTGGAGATAATTTGAATTTATCACTCAAGGCTTTTTTTAGCTCAAAATTATCAACGGAGCTATAGCGCTTCAATGATTCTGGATTGAAATTTTTTAAAGCTTCCGTTACTTTTGGAGAGGGCGGATAAGGATTTTCATTGGTGTTTAGCTTGATCATATCCGAATAATTTGGCTGCTCACCTGGAACATAGGGTGTGATTTTTCTGAGTCCTTTCATAAACATAACTCCCTTCATTTCTTATTACTATAAAGAAGCAAAGAAGGTTTCGCAAGTGCAATCTGAGAATTTGAAAAGAAAATACACTTTTTTTAAATACAAATTTCATTTTGCAAGAGAATATGCTATGATAATTCCATTGATAAAATAAGCCGTATGAACGGTTTGGGCATTTAAATAGAGAAGGAGAGAAGTTCATGGATTTAACTAAAAGATTCAATAAACAAGTATCTAAAATCGCTGTATCATTGATTCGTC from Enterococcus sp. 9D6_DIV0238 includes:
- the hisC gene encoding histidinol-phosphate transaminase, with product MKGLRKITPYVPGEQPNYSDMIKLNTNENPYPPSPKVTEALKNFNPESLKRYSSVDNFELKKALSDKFKLSPEHFLIGNGSDEVLAFCFLAFFNSSDPLLFPEITYGFYKVWADLFHIPFKEIPLKKDFSIDLDDYRQNNGGIILANPNAPTGLFQPLEAIEKLLSENADVIVIVDEAYIDFAGKSAITLLENHPNLIIVRTLSKANSLAGLRVGYAIGNPQYIRIAESIKSSFNPYSVDLLAETLATAAIEDTDYYDKITEKICQTREWFIRELHAVGFDSLPSKTNFVLSTHPKLEISDLYQHLEEQDVFVRYFPTIERLQSYLRISIGTQKEMASVLTIIKDYLSQLR